A single Tachypleus tridentatus isolate NWPU-2018 chromosome 9, ASM421037v1, whole genome shotgun sequence DNA region contains:
- the LOC143226502 gene encoding uncharacterized protein LOC143226502 — protein sequence MDETINTLALVADTLDVLLEDTKLLRWRNFDQTKIQEKNYEETDSGVPNNYHRSVSSESAVSSDKDTESTMDTASVHGSLIPESNNVDKDNTQGSLLLISTTLYKDSAHGSLQPESNTMDTDSVQGSSLQESNTVNTDSAHGYLLPESNPVNTNSAQRSLLLNSNTLYKDSAYGSLLPEFNPVDTDSNHESLLQEFNTVNKDSAQDYLLPESNPVDTDSVQGSLQQEYNTVNTDSAHGYLLPKSNTMDTNSVQRSLLPNFNPVDTDSVQGSLLQESNTVNTDSAHGYLLPESNPVDTDSVQGSLLQESNTVNTDSAHGYLLPESNPGDTSSAQRSLLLNYNTLYKDSAYGSLLPEFNTVDTDSNHESLLQEFNTVNKDSAQDYLLPESNPVDTDSVQGSLLQEPNTVNTDSAHGCLLPESNTMDTNSVQRSLLPKFNPVDTDSVQGSLLQESNTVNTDSAHGYLLPESNPGDTSSAQRSLLLNYNTLYKDSAYGSLLPEFNTVDTDSNHRSLLPGSNPVDTDSNHGSLLPESNTVDTDNTRGYLLLNSSTVHTDIAQGFSLLDSSTADIDSIKGSLLPDSNVASPSVSENLVYRLNIGDPHSLEFHDNESTSCRTENVENKFHEKLERPVFQAKDDKNGHFVLNKEIVEARLKQVEIGNDKRNVILDSKDATVLSSEIIYLVPEIVEDTRHSRNFTTNWDPRDLLMELYKVEFSPEDTQESTTLLNIEGYLEKLPLGVKNATYWNPWKRKYFCARNGFLFSYDSIHSEKPSLELRLMGGTVDILESNIISVDDKREHSVILKCRDEKETNDWFQSLQTHCHEDFSMVYVQPVRYPLKCHKDVVIVDVGSFSIRAGILMDHPTLPQMFFPTICATNKYCSKKHIFGLEALNPKIRCTSDICFPVSSCAKRSKCIMDVEKLSSLFKKIFQELNIDPRKYKVQLSIPRTFSLQSQSAILKTLFDEFGVSGVSMTRQAILALYAYNTTSGIVVDIGDGMDIIPINYGYIIENGITKLSYGGQHILQHLRQALIQKYVSLTSDIETYLLRFIQEQICFVSHDYKKDLEHFSKNPEIIKKTLVVKQFFQTEFPWENISLDIGRFQTPEGLFTPELWGVDYPGVHNLVYRAFQACSMDIRREMARNIYLSGGVTLLPGFAKRLETELGRLTPPKVVPKVHASPYRYHMAYLGACQLAASHGFDETCASLEEWSKKGSACLKRWRL from the exons CTTTGATACCAGAATCCAATAATGTAGATAAAGACAATACTCAAGGGTCCTTGCTACTAATTTCTACCACTTTGTATAAAGATAGTGCTCATGGATCCTTGCAACCAGAATCCAACACTATGGATACAGATAGCGTTCAAGGGTCCTCGCTACAAGAATCCAACACTGTGAATACAGACAGTGCTCATGGCTACTTGTTACCAGAATCCAACCCTGTGAATACAAACAGTGCTCAAAGGTCCTTGCTACTAAATTCTAACACTTTATATAAAGATAGTGCTTATGGGTCGTTGCTACCAGAATTCAACCCTGTGGATACAGACAGTAATCATGAGTCCTTGCTACAAGAATTCAACACTGTGAATAAAGATAGTGCTCAAGACTACTTGTTACCAGAATCCAACCCTGTGGATACAGATAGTGTTCAAGGGTCCTTGCAACAAGAATACAACACTGTGAATACAGACAGTGCTCATGGCTACTTGTTACCAAAATCCAACACCATGGATACAAATAGCGTTCAAAGGTCCTTGTTACCAAACTTCAACCCTGTGGATACAGATAGTGTTCAAGGTTCCTTGCTACAAGAATCCAACACTGTAAATACAGACAGTGCTCATGGGTACTTGTTACCAGAATCCAACCCTGTGGATACAGATAGTGTTCAAGGTTCCTTGCTACAAGAATCCAACACTGTAAATACAGACAGTGCTCATGGGTACTTGTTACCAGAATCCAACCCTGGGGATACAAGCAGTGCTCAAAGGTCCTTGCTACTAAATTATAACACTTTGTATAAAGACAGTGCTTATGGGTCCTTGCTACCAGAATTTAACACTGTGGATACAGACAGTAATCATGAGTCTTTGCTACAAGAATTCAACACTGTGAATAAAGATAGTGCTCAAGACTACTTGTTACCAGAATCCAACCCTGTGGATACAGATAGTGTTCAAGGGTCCTTGCTACAAGAACCAAACACTGTGAATACAGACAGTGCTCATGGCTGCTTGCTACCAGAATCCAACACTATGGATACAAATAGCGTTCAAAGGTCCTTGTTACCAAAATTCAACCCTGTGGATACAGATAGTGTTCAAGGTTCCTTGCTACAAGAATCCAACACTGTAAATACAGACAGTGCTCATGGGTACTTGTTACCAGAATCCAACCCTGGGGATACAAGCAGTGCTCAAAGGTCCTTGCTACTAAATTATAACACTTTGTATAAAGACAGTGCTTATGGGTCCTTGCTACCAGAATTTAACACTGTGGATACAGACAGTAATCACAGGTCTTTGCTACCAGGATCCAACCCTGTGGATACAGACAGTAATCACGGGTCCTTACTACCAGAATCCAACACTGTTGATACAGACAATACTCGAGGGTACTTGCTATTAAACTCGAGCACTGTACATACAGACATTGCTCAAGGGTTTTCATTATTAGATTCCAGCACTGCGGATATAGACAGTATTAAAGGGTCCTTACTACCAGACTCTAACGTTGCCTCTCCATCTGTCTCTGAAAATCTCGTGTACAGACTTAATATAGGCGATCCTCACTCATTAGAGTTTCACGACAACGAAAGCACATCTTGTAGAACAGAAAATGTGgaaaataaatttcatgaaaagttAGAAAGACCTGTCTTCCAGGCAAAAGATGACAAAAACGGGCATTTCGTTCTCAATAAAGAGATTGTTGAAGCTAGACTGAAACAAGTAGAGATAGGGAATGATAAGAGAAACGTCATACTAGACTCAAAAGACGCTACTGTATtatcttctgaaattatttatctAGTGCCAGAAATCGTTGAAGACACAAGACATTCCAGAAATTTTACAACGAACTGGGATCCA aGAGATCTTCTAATGGAACTTTACAAAGTAGAATTTTCTCCAGAG GATACCCAAGAAAGCACAACACTTTTAAATATCGAAGGTTATCTAGAAAAACTCCCCTTGGGAGTAAAAAATGCAACATACTGGAACCCATGGAAACGGAAGTATTTCTGTGCAAGGAATGGTTTTCTCTTCTCATACGAT AGTATTCATTCAGAAAAACCAAGTCTCGAGCTACGGCTTATGGGTGGTACTGTAGATATTTTGGAAAGCAACATAATAAGCGTTGATGACAAG AGAGAACACTCTGTAATTCTGAAGTGTCGAGATGAAAAGGAGACCAATGACTGGTTTCAGTCGCTTCAGACTCATTGCCACGAAGACTTTAGCATGGTTTACGTTCAGCCTGTTCGTTATCCACTAAAATGTCATAAG GatgtagtaattgttgatgtaggAAGTTTCTCCATCCGTGCTGGTATTCTCATGGATCACC caACTCTGCCTCAAATGTTCTTCCCAACTATCTGTGCAACAAACAAGTACTGTAG TAAGAAACATATATTTGGATTAGAGGCTTTAAACCCTAAAATTCGCTGCACATCCGATATATGTTTTCCTGTTTCATCATGTGCAAAAAGGTCGAAG TGTATTATGGATGTAGAAAAACTCTCAAGCCTTTTTAAAAAGATCTTCCAAGAGTTAAATATAGATCCAAGGAAATACAAG GTCCAACTTTCGATACCTCGTACCTTCAGCCTTCAAAGTCAATCCGCTATCCTTAAGACACTATTTGACGAATTTGGTGTATCCGGAGTCAGTATGACTCGTCAGGCAATACTGGCTTTGTACGCTTATAACACAACATCAGGAATTGTTGTTGATATAGGAGATGGAATGGATATTATCCCCATTAATTATG GCTATATTATTGAAAATGGTATTACCAAATTATCCTATGGTGGACAACATATTCTCCAACATCTTCGACAAGCTCTAATACAGAAATACGTGAG TCTAACTAGTGATATCGAAACCTACTTGCTACGTTTTATCCAAGAACAAATTTGTTTTGTATCTCATGACTATAAAAAAGACCTGGAACATTTCAGTAAGAATCCAGAAATCATAAAGAAAACTTTGGTCGTGAAGCAGTTCTTCCAAACTGAATTTCCGTGGga AAATATCTCTCTTGATATTGGGAGGTTTCAAACACCAGAGGGCCTTTTCACCCCAGAGTTGTGGGGTGTGGACTATCCTGGAGTTCACAACCTGGTCTACCGTGCCTTTCAGGCATGTAGCATGGATATCCGACGAGAAATGGCTCGCAACATCTACCTCAGTGGTGGGGTTACATTATTACCAGGTTTTGCCAAGAGACTCGAGACGGAATTAGGGCGACTGACTCCTCCAAAAGTTGTACCTAAG gTTCACGCCTCACCTTATCGATATCACATGGCTTACCTTGGTGCTTGTCAATTGGCTGCTTCCCATGGATTTGATGAAACATGTGCAAGTTTGGAAGAATGGTCCAAGAAAGGTTCAGCGTGTTTAAAACGGTGGCGTTTGTGA